One window of the Anaerolineae bacterium genome contains the following:
- a CDS encoding SAM-dependent chlorinase/fluorinase: MSFPTSPPATVAILTDFGTLDPYVGIMKGVIARIAPQARLVDLTHHIPPGDIRRAAFVLWQSYAYFPQGTVFLAVVDPGVGTARRALLLECGGYRFIGPDNGLFTYLWHEKPGPAYELRHPAFRLPGVSATFHGRDIFAPAAAYAALGVPGAAFGPRIEQPRQFPLPACRVDAQRKVHGEVLHADHFGNLLTSLGLWQPGPQGWQLTPWLHQGPPVRLPPRAVRLPSGERVPIVTTFADLPPGQVGALVGSTGLLELVVNGGSAARQTGLASGDPVVLETELLA; encoded by the coding sequence ATGAGTTTTCCAACCTCTCCCCCGGCCACCGTTGCTATCCTCACCGATTTTGGCACCCTGGACCCCTATGTGGGGATCATGAAAGGGGTCATCGCCCGCATTGCGCCCCAGGCGCGGCTGGTGGACCTGACCCACCACATCCCGCCAGGGGACATCCGCCGGGCGGCGTTCGTGCTCTGGCAGAGTTACGCCTACTTTCCCCAAGGCACGGTGTTCCTGGCCGTGGTAGATCCCGGGGTGGGCACCGCGCGCCGCGCCCTGCTGCTCGAATGCGGCGGGTATCGCTTCATTGGCCCGGACAACGGCCTGTTCACCTACCTCTGGCATGAAAAGCCCGGTCCGGCCTACGAACTGCGCCACCCCGCCTTTCGCCTGCCCGGCGTCAGCGCCACCTTTCACGGGCGCGATATCTTTGCCCCTGCCGCCGCCTACGCCGCCCTGGGCGTCCCCGGCGCGGCCTTTGGCCCGCGCATCGAGCAGCCCCGGCAATTTCCCCTGCCCGCCTGCCGCGTGGACGCCCAGAGGAAGGTTCACGGAGAGGTGCTCCACGCAGACCATTTCGGCAACCTGTTGACCTCCCTGGGCCTCTGGCAGCCCGGACCCCAAGGGTGGCAGCTGACCCCCTGGCTCCACCAGGGCCCTCCAGTGCGTCTGCCCCCCCGCGCCGTCCGCCTCCCTTCGGGGGAGCGCGTCCCCATCGTGACCACCTTCGCCGACCTGCCTCCCGGCCAGGTCGGCGCATTGGTCGGCAGCACGGGCCTGCTCGAACTGGTGGTCAACGGCGGTTCGGCTGCCCGTCAAACAGGACTCGCCTCGGGCGACCCCGTCGTCCTGGAGACTGAGTTGCTGGCGTAA